One segment of Methylocella silvestris BL2 DNA contains the following:
- a CDS encoding CFI-box-CTERM domain-containing protein: MIATAICPRCGTQNELTECSNCGSLEFRFGPLSDGSEGMICKKCNIGFSNFYCQSGCGTLISAQSLGTPVSRIARNVKAGIDAHEGRGNCFIATELYGADALELETLRAYRDKVLLKKRGGRAFVAAYYSAAPKIVVAMRRSRLLRALISACVSFSISMVRRMYPTYRR, from the coding sequence ATGATCGCCACCGCGATATGCCCTCGGTGCGGCACGCAAAATGAATTGACGGAATGCAGCAATTGCGGCTCGTTGGAATTTCGGTTCGGCCCGTTGAGCGATGGCTCCGAGGGGATGATTTGCAAGAAATGCAACATCGGATTTTCAAACTTTTACTGCCAATCGGGATGCGGGACGTTGATCTCAGCTCAATCCTTGGGAACGCCTGTTTCTCGTATCGCACGGAACGTGAAGGCCGGGATCGACGCGCATGAAGGGCGCGGCAATTGCTTTATCGCCACTGAATTGTACGGAGCGGACGCCCTGGAATTAGAAACGCTGCGCGCCTATCGGGACAAGGTGCTGCTAAAGAAACGGGGGGGCAGGGCGTTTGTTGCCGCCTATTATAGCGCCGCCCCCAAAATCGTTGTTGCGATGCGCAGATCGCGGCTTCTACGAGCCTTGATATCTGCTTGTGTTAGCTTTTCGATTTCGATGGTCCGGCGCATGTATCCGACATATCGGCGATGA